A DNA window from Gordonia humi contains the following coding sequences:
- a CDS encoding cyclase family protein: MTELRDDAQGQQLPTTEEESIALVDELCLRYRNWGRWGHDDQRGTLNLITPEALRFAATLIQTGRVVSCGLPFNSDGPQSGGFGGRTNPVHSMLQDGGDIALGAQDDIALLRYTDDAVSMPLQCGTQWDALAHIFYRGKMYNGHGLDRVTSTGATVNSIDQIADGVVGRGVLLDIPRHRGVEWLEPGEAIDDVELSECASAQGVEIRSGDIVLVRTGQIAQVRSTGSWGQYDSGPAPGLGVSAAHWFASNEIAALATDTWGAEVLPNDIPGVFQPLHLILLVNAGMTIGEIFDLEGLSAACREEGRYDFFFSAPPLPITGAVGSPINPLAVF; the protein is encoded by the coding sequence ATGACGGAACTACGGGACGATGCACAGGGGCAGCAACTGCCCACGACAGAGGAGGAGTCCATCGCACTCGTCGACGAATTGTGCCTGCGATATAGGAACTGGGGGCGATGGGGACACGATGACCAACGCGGAACCCTCAATCTCATCACCCCGGAAGCGCTGAGGTTCGCTGCCACCCTGATCCAAACCGGGAGGGTCGTTTCCTGCGGCCTTCCTTTCAACAGTGATGGTCCACAGAGCGGAGGGTTCGGAGGCCGCACCAACCCCGTGCACTCAATGCTCCAAGATGGCGGTGACATCGCACTGGGCGCTCAGGACGACATTGCCCTTCTGCGTTACACGGACGACGCCGTATCCATGCCACTGCAGTGCGGAACGCAGTGGGATGCGCTGGCGCACATCTTCTATCGGGGGAAGATGTACAACGGCCACGGCCTCGACCGTGTGACTAGCACGGGCGCCACGGTCAACAGCATCGATCAGATCGCGGACGGTGTCGTGGGTCGCGGTGTCCTACTGGACATTCCGCGTCATCGTGGCGTCGAGTGGCTCGAGCCGGGCGAGGCGATCGACGACGTCGAACTCTCCGAGTGCGCCTCGGCTCAGGGGGTGGAGATTCGTTCGGGCGACATCGTCCTCGTTCGCACGGGTCAGATCGCGCAAGTGCGATCCACAGGTTCGTGGGGGCAGTACGACTCCGGGCCGGCGCCGGGACTCGGCGTCTCGGCGGCTCACTGGTTCGCATCGAACGAGATTGCAGCCCTCGCTACAGACACCTGGGGTGCGGAGGTTCTACCCAACGACATCCCAGGCGTATTCCAGCCGCTGCACTTGATCTTGCTGGTCAATGCAGGGATGACGATCGGCGAGATCTTCGACCTCGAAGGACTGTCTGCCGCGTGCCGGGAAGAGGGGCGCTATGACTTCTTCTTCTCCGCCCCGCCTCTGCCGATCACAGGAGCGGTAGGCTCACCGATTAACCCGCTGGCGGTCTTCTAA
- a CDS encoding MFS transporter codes for MNMFQQLDSPPGLTGRQRRLAFVSTGAVCLEFLDYFLIGLILTFLVGDWGLSFGQSSVILLASGIGAIVGAFYFGRLADRIGRRPVFVITIAVFSIATGALALTPDSASVGWIYLALLRVVVGFGAGGLYVVDLPLVQEFMPAAKRGRVTGLVTSAIPVGFLLGSLLVWLLSDAIGWRGILAIAAAFGGILFFMRVSIPESPRYLVREGRPEAARRSIAWALEVPLDAVSADPGEVPVDNATKKVGLKSLLAYPRSLSVSSLTNLGMQTGYYGLSLWTPTLLVMVLGISPAETGMYMVFVTLGALAGRFWFAFLAEAIGRRRAGALAGLAAASFLVLATVYDQAYLGGVSIFFLLLIITYFFGEGGFAVVGPYSGEVWPSALRTTGMGFAYGFGGIGKVIGPLGLGLLLGSSNLVKPEVEVAGFGAGFIYFAAWYLLCALVFVFFGLETRGKSLEQLDQELEGQHRRSGSRSLESE; via the coding sequence ATGAACATGTTTCAGCAATTGGACAGTCCGCCGGGCTTGACCGGACGTCAACGAAGGCTTGCGTTCGTCTCGACCGGGGCGGTCTGCCTTGAGTTCCTCGACTACTTTCTTATAGGGCTAATCCTCACGTTTCTTGTGGGCGACTGGGGGCTCAGCTTCGGCCAGTCGTCCGTGATCCTGTTGGCTTCCGGGATCGGCGCAATCGTCGGAGCCTTCTACTTCGGGCGCCTTGCAGACCGCATAGGCCGCCGGCCGGTGTTTGTGATCACCATCGCGGTGTTCTCGATCGCCACCGGGGCGTTGGCGCTGACCCCAGACAGTGCATCCGTCGGGTGGATCTATCTCGCGTTATTGCGAGTGGTGGTCGGTTTCGGTGCTGGCGGTTTGTACGTCGTTGATCTTCCTCTAGTGCAGGAGTTCATGCCTGCGGCGAAGCGCGGTCGGGTCACCGGGCTTGTCACGTCGGCGATCCCTGTGGGATTCCTGCTCGGTTCGCTGCTCGTCTGGTTGCTATCTGACGCGATCGGCTGGCGCGGCATCCTGGCGATTGCCGCTGCATTTGGCGGAATTCTCTTCTTCATGCGTGTGTCGATTCCTGAATCGCCCCGCTATCTCGTCCGCGAGGGACGGCCCGAGGCAGCGCGCCGGTCAATAGCGTGGGCACTCGAAGTCCCTCTTGATGCCGTGTCGGCTGACCCGGGCGAGGTTCCGGTGGACAACGCGACGAAGAAGGTTGGTCTTAAGAGTCTTCTCGCTTATCCGCGAAGCCTGTCAGTCTCGTCTCTCACAAACCTTGGCATGCAAACCGGATACTACGGACTCTCCTTGTGGACGCCCACCCTCCTGGTCATGGTCCTGGGAATCTCACCTGCAGAGACAGGCATGTACATGGTCTTTGTGACTCTTGGAGCGCTCGCTGGCCGTTTCTGGTTCGCATTCCTCGCAGAGGCCATCGGTCGCCGACGTGCGGGAGCGCTCGCTGGTCTCGCGGCCGCCTCCTTCTTGGTCCTGGCCACGGTGTACGACCAGGCGTACCTGGGCGGTGTCTCTATCTTCTTCCTCCTGCTGATCATCACGTACTTCTTCGGTGAGGGCGGGTTCGCAGTAGTCGGTCCATACTCTGGGGAGGTGTGGCCTAGCGCACTCCGCACAACAGGAATGGGGTTTGCGTACGGATTCGGCGGAATCGGCAAGGTCATCGGCCCCCTGGGCTTGGGTCTGCTCCTCGGATCAAGCAACCTCGTCAAGCCGGAGGTGGAAGTTGCTGGTTTCGGCGCCGGGTTCATCTACTTCGCGGCGTGGTACCTGCTTTGCGCGTTGGTCTTCGTGTTCTTCGGCCTGGAGACCAGGGGTAAGAGTCTCGAGCAGCTCGACCAGGAACTTGAGGGACAACACAGGCGGTCAGGAAGCCGCTCACTCGAATCCGAATAG
- a CDS encoding MFS transporter — MSTLSHRALDVLDRAPLTRRYWNLAALVGVTSAVEFFDFYVIGFIGSVIGEEWGLNFGQVAMIYFAAGVGAIAGSFVGGWSGHRYGRKYPFIAGVAITGFFSGATAFAPEGAVVFVMLTRFMVGAGSAMMLTLCLTLMVEFTPSRHRTYLVPLTTTGLIPVGTMAASALSAALLPSWGWRGLAALGFAALILVVWALFAMPESPRWLVARGEYEKARTVVSKFTGQPVHSIQLDEAPDVSLGPQARTPAESGYRALFRDRRNVTFTILAWLCAATTIYGVNLWGPTFLRYALDISPAKAAEFFIYISLGALVGRVLFSVLPQWIGRRATGILTGVGGGVLLIIAGFAGGSAQGGAIALVLALAVAAMFADGGFANLAPASAEIYPTHLRSQAMGLGEVANGIGKLIGPVGLALIAGTGNMVKPEATRDALTPGFVFLGIFSLLCAVGFLFLRETRGKLEDVVSSGQANETADDAESVQVR, encoded by the coding sequence ATGTCGACGCTGTCTCACCGCGCGCTCGATGTACTTGATAGGGCTCCATTGACGCGGCGGTATTGGAACCTTGCCGCCCTAGTCGGAGTTACCTCTGCTGTCGAGTTCTTCGACTTCTATGTCATCGGCTTCATCGGGTCCGTGATCGGAGAGGAGTGGGGCCTCAACTTCGGCCAGGTGGCGATGATCTACTTCGCTGCCGGTGTCGGCGCAATCGCCGGGAGTTTCGTGGGTGGATGGTCGGGCCATCGCTACGGCCGGAAGTACCCGTTCATTGCTGGTGTCGCCATTACAGGCTTCTTCTCGGGTGCGACAGCGTTCGCGCCCGAAGGTGCCGTCGTGTTCGTCATGCTCACTCGGTTCATGGTCGGCGCCGGCTCAGCGATGATGCTGACTCTCTGCCTGACGCTCATGGTGGAGTTCACGCCTTCGCGGCACAGGACCTACCTGGTTCCGCTCACCACTACAGGGTTGATACCGGTGGGCACCATGGCAGCGTCGGCGCTCTCCGCGGCTCTTCTCCCGAGCTGGGGCTGGCGGGGACTGGCGGCACTGGGATTCGCGGCACTGATCTTGGTTGTCTGGGCGTTGTTCGCAATGCCAGAGTCTCCGCGGTGGTTGGTGGCTCGGGGAGAGTACGAGAAGGCGCGAACAGTGGTGTCCAAGTTCACTGGCCAGCCTGTGCATTCCATCCAGCTCGATGAGGCCCCTGATGTTTCGCTGGGACCGCAGGCTCGAACGCCGGCTGAATCTGGCTACCGCGCGTTGTTCCGCGATCGCCGGAACGTGACCTTCACGATCCTGGCATGGTTGTGTGCTGCAACGACGATCTACGGTGTCAATCTGTGGGGCCCGACTTTCCTGCGGTATGCCCTCGACATTTCGCCGGCGAAGGCGGCGGAATTCTTCATCTACATCAGCCTGGGCGCGTTGGTCGGTCGAGTCTTGTTTTCGGTGCTTCCCCAGTGGATTGGGCGTCGCGCTACGGGCATCCTCACCGGTGTCGGTGGCGGTGTCCTGCTCATCATCGCGGGCTTCGCCGGCGGGTCCGCCCAGGGCGGAGCCATTGCGCTCGTGTTGGCACTCGCGGTCGCTGCAATGTTCGCAGACGGAGGATTCGCGAACCTGGCGCCGGCTTCCGCTGAGATTTACCCGACTCATCTCCGCAGCCAGGCGATGGGGCTCGGGGAGGTCGCCAACGGGATCGGCAAGCTCATCGGGCCGGTGGGCCTGGCCCTCATCGCTGGCACCGGAAATATGGTCAAGCCCGAAGCTACCCGTGACGCATTGACGCCGGGCTTCGTCTTCCTCGGCATCTTCAGCCTCCTTTGTGCCGTTGGCTTCCTGTTCCTTCGCGAAACTCGCGGAAAGCTCGAGGACGTCGTCTCCTCAGGGCAAGCCAACGAGACCGCTGATGACGCAGAGAGTGTCCAGGTCCGCTAG
- a CDS encoding CocE/NonD family hydrolase, whose amino-acid sequence MTIDWDVEVPMRDGLVLRADVFRPQESGNYPVILAMGPYGKGLHFEEGFPSYWRDMVEAFPEIAENTSNRYQNWELVDPEKWVPDGYVCVRVDSRGAGRSPGFLDPQSQIEARDFYDCIEWAGVQPWSNGKVGLLGISYYAVNQWHVAALRPPHLAAICVWEGFADYYRDKVRHGGIMNDFLDGWFNKQVVRVQHGVGGRGFIDPNTGYPVAGDDQLSEQELRENRGDPAGNVKARQLDGAYYAERTPDLSRIEVPLFSAGNWGGMGLHTRGNVEGFVAAGSTQKWLEMHGDTHFSPFYTDRGIALQKQFFGTFLKKEDNGWLDRPAVEVLVRHPGEKFTSRFEDAWPLPGTVWTKFYLDPHENALTNEPKSAEPVAYHAMGEGVRFSLPVADHAREFTGHAALHLSLSSSTVDADVFVVLQLFDPQGEEVTFIGSNDPKVPVGLGWLRASHRALDPDRSTPYRPYHTHKDPQPLEPGVPVTLDIEIWPTSIVIPSGYRLDLVVLGRDYKNSEIEIADAMYTTQGVGPFTHTDPADRPAEVFDTVNHLHFDPADPPYLLLPEIKAAN is encoded by the coding sequence ATGACAATCGACTGGGACGTCGAGGTCCCGATGCGCGACGGTTTGGTCCTGCGAGCGGATGTGTTCCGCCCGCAGGAGTCCGGCAACTACCCGGTCATCCTTGCCATGGGGCCCTACGGGAAGGGTTTGCACTTCGAAGAAGGCTTCCCTTCGTACTGGCGTGACATGGTCGAAGCGTTCCCCGAGATTGCGGAAAATACGTCCAACCGCTACCAGAACTGGGAGTTGGTCGACCCTGAGAAGTGGGTTCCGGACGGCTACGTGTGCGTCCGGGTGGATTCACGAGGAGCGGGTCGGTCCCCAGGGTTCCTTGACCCCCAGTCGCAGATCGAGGCGAGGGACTTCTACGACTGCATCGAGTGGGCGGGTGTCCAGCCGTGGAGTAATGGGAAGGTGGGGCTGCTCGGGATCTCCTACTACGCGGTGAATCAGTGGCATGTAGCGGCTCTGCGGCCGCCGCATCTTGCCGCGATCTGTGTCTGGGAAGGCTTTGCCGACTACTATCGCGACAAGGTGCGGCACGGCGGCATCATGAACGACTTCCTCGACGGATGGTTCAACAAGCAGGTGGTCCGCGTTCAGCACGGCGTTGGTGGGCGCGGCTTCATCGACCCCAATACGGGTTATCCGGTTGCGGGCGACGATCAGCTGTCGGAACAGGAACTCAGGGAGAACCGGGGTGATCCGGCTGGGAACGTCAAGGCCCGGCAGCTCGATGGCGCGTACTACGCTGAACGGACCCCTGATCTCTCTCGCATCGAAGTCCCACTGTTCTCTGCAGGCAACTGGGGTGGAATGGGACTGCACACGCGAGGGAACGTCGAAGGATTCGTCGCAGCGGGCTCAACACAGAAGTGGCTCGAAATGCATGGGGACACACACTTTTCGCCCTTCTACACCGATCGTGGTATCGCACTGCAAAAACAATTCTTCGGCACCTTCCTCAAGAAGGAGGACAACGGCTGGCTCGATCGCCCCGCTGTCGAGGTGCTCGTACGGCACCCAGGCGAGAAGTTCACGTCCCGGTTCGAGGACGCCTGGCCGCTGCCCGGAACCGTGTGGACGAAGTTCTATCTCGACCCACACGAAAATGCCCTGACGAACGAACCGAAGTCCGCAGAACCCGTCGCATACCACGCCATGGGCGAGGGCGTCCGGTTCTCACTGCCCGTCGCCGACCACGCCCGCGAGTTCACCGGTCATGCCGCGCTGCATCTGAGCCTGTCATCGTCGACGGTGGACGCAGATGTGTTCGTCGTATTGCAGCTGTTCGACCCACAGGGTGAAGAGGTGACGTTCATCGGGTCGAATGATCCCAAGGTTCCGGTGGGTCTGGGCTGGCTGCGAGCATCTCATCGGGCACTCGACCCGGACCGCAGTACCCCCTACCGCCCCTACCACACACATAAGGATCCGCAGCCGCTGGAGCCGGGTGTGCCAGTTACGCTCGATATCGAGATCTGGCCGACGAGTATCGTGATTCCGTCCGGATACCGACTGGACCTCGTCGTACTCGGACGCGACTACAAGAACTCCGAGATCGAAATCGCAGACGCGATGTATACGACCCAAGGTGTCGGCCCCTTCACCCACACCGACCCGGCCGACCGCCCGGCCGAAGTGTTCGACACCGTCAATCACCTTCACTTCGATCCCGCCGACCCTCCGTACCTGCTGCTTCCCGAGATCAAAGCCGCCAACTGA
- a CDS encoding alcohol dehydrogenase catalytic domain-containing protein yields the protein MKTRAAVLERIGDPSPWTKSRPISVDHIDLDSPQPGEALVRLEAAGVCHSDLSRVNGSRECSVPMVLGHEACGVIEELGSAVDGYQIGDRVALIFLPRCGDCRACQAPHFEPCEHGTAANAAGSLLGGGRRLHRAGTDVHHQNGVSGFATHAVVHTSSLVVIPQDVPAPVGALLGCAVLTGGGAVLNAGRMAINERIAVVGVGGVGLAAMLVAQAVGPAEMLAVDMLTSKLDLAPAYGATLVATPAEIAEHERQYDLVIECVGSTRALETAIKLTRPGGRTVTVGLPSPTTRMEISPLSLVVDTRSLIGSYMGSGDPTEDIQRYAQMYLDGRLPIDRLISAHIKLSQINEAMDALEAGDALRQVIDLAAEHV from the coding sequence ATCAAGACCCGTGCCGCCGTTTTGGAGAGAATCGGCGATCCATCTCCCTGGACGAAGAGTCGCCCAATATCGGTCGACCACATCGACCTCGACTCTCCACAGCCCGGCGAGGCGCTGGTACGGCTGGAGGCAGCAGGTGTCTGTCATTCCGATCTGTCACGAGTTAACGGGTCGCGAGAATGCTCTGTTCCCATGGTCCTCGGTCACGAAGCGTGCGGCGTGATCGAAGAACTAGGCTCCGCTGTCGACGGCTATCAGATCGGCGATCGCGTCGCCCTCATCTTTCTCCCTCGATGTGGAGACTGCAGGGCATGCCAGGCGCCACACTTCGAGCCATGCGAACACGGCACGGCTGCAAACGCTGCGGGTAGCCTGCTCGGCGGCGGTCGGCGACTGCACCGTGCTGGCACCGATGTCCACCACCAGAACGGCGTCTCAGGCTTTGCAACCCATGCCGTCGTTCACACCTCTTCGCTCGTTGTCATACCTCAGGATGTGCCGGCCCCGGTGGGTGCACTCCTGGGCTGCGCTGTACTCACCGGTGGTGGCGCAGTTTTGAACGCCGGTCGCATGGCCATCAACGAGCGAATTGCAGTGGTTGGAGTCGGTGGGGTCGGGCTAGCTGCGATGTTGGTGGCGCAGGCCGTCGGCCCCGCGGAAATGCTCGCAGTCGATATGTTGACCTCCAAACTGGACCTTGCCCCCGCGTACGGGGCGACGCTGGTCGCCACCCCCGCAGAGATTGCCGAGCATGAACGCCAGTACGACCTGGTCATCGAATGCGTCGGCAGCACCCGTGCTCTCGAGACTGCCATCAAGTTGACTCGCCCAGGCGGGCGAACGGTCACCGTGGGGCTTCCCAGCCCTACGACCCGGATGGAAATTTCGCCGCTCTCACTAGTCGTTGACACCCGGTCACTCATCGGTTCTTACATGGGTTCGGGAGATCCGACCGAAGACATTCAGCGATACGCCCAGATGTACCTGGACGGTCGACTGCCCATTGATCGACTAATCAGTGCCCACATCAAGCTTTCCCAAATCAACGAGGCGATGGACGCACTCGAAGCGGGCGACGCGCTACGTCAAGTCATCGACCTCGCTGCTGAACACGTGTGA
- a CDS encoding NAD-dependent succinate-semialdehyde dehydrogenase — MTTGSVLLASVPTSVWIGNQQLPGSTGTTFEVVNPATGNVLAVVADATATDGAAALDRAAAAQKDWAATPARERSRILRRAWEVVVERRDEFALLMTLEMGKPLIESHGEVSYGAEFLRWFSEEAVRINGRYTESPSGSGKILVTKEPVGPTLAITPWNFPLAMGTRKIAPAFAAGCTVIVKPAAETPLTMLLLAEVFRDAGLPDGVLSVLPTTQASELTAPMLADPRLRKLTFTGSTAVGKTLLKLAADRVLRTSMELGGNAPFVVFDDADIDAAVDGAVAAKMRNTGEACTAANRIYVDNAIRTEFSGKLAERMAALSIGPGDVEGTQVGPLISDNQLRKVDSLVADAVEKGAVIETGGAQLGKIGYFYLPTVLTNVTADARIVKEEVFGPVAAIVGFDGETEGVAAANDTEYGLAAYIYTQNLDRALRVSKAIESGMVGINRGIISDVAAPFGGVKESGLGRESGSEGIAEYLETKYIALP; from the coding sequence ATGACCACAGGATCTGTTCTGCTCGCATCTGTACCCACCTCGGTATGGATCGGCAACCAACAGCTCCCGGGCTCGACTGGCACCACCTTTGAGGTGGTCAACCCAGCAACGGGCAATGTGCTAGCCGTCGTAGCTGACGCCACCGCCACTGACGGCGCCGCAGCCCTCGATAGAGCAGCGGCCGCTCAGAAAGACTGGGCCGCCACTCCGGCCCGGGAACGTTCCCGGATCTTGCGCCGCGCATGGGAAGTCGTGGTCGAGCGGCGTGACGAGTTCGCGCTGCTGATGACGCTGGAGATGGGCAAACCCCTCATTGAAAGCCATGGGGAGGTCAGCTATGGCGCCGAATTCTTGCGGTGGTTCTCAGAGGAAGCCGTACGCATCAACGGCCGCTACACCGAATCGCCGTCGGGAAGTGGCAAGATCCTGGTTACCAAAGAGCCGGTCGGTCCGACGCTGGCGATCACCCCGTGGAACTTTCCACTGGCCATGGGAACCCGGAAGATCGCTCCCGCCTTCGCCGCCGGCTGCACGGTCATCGTCAAGCCTGCCGCCGAGACGCCGCTGACTATGCTCCTTCTCGCTGAAGTATTCCGCGATGCAGGCCTTCCCGACGGTGTGCTCTCGGTACTTCCCACTACGCAGGCGTCGGAGTTGACCGCACCCATGCTGGCCGATCCGCGGCTGCGCAAGCTCACCTTTACCGGATCGACGGCGGTCGGGAAGACGCTGCTCAAGCTCGCCGCAGACCGGGTGCTGCGCACATCGATGGAACTCGGTGGAAACGCCCCGTTCGTCGTGTTCGACGACGCTGACATCGACGCCGCAGTCGATGGGGCGGTAGCAGCCAAGATGCGCAATACCGGTGAGGCCTGCACGGCAGCGAACCGCATCTACGTCGACAACGCAATTCGGACCGAGTTCAGCGGCAAGCTTGCCGAGCGAATGGCGGCACTGTCGATTGGTCCTGGCGACGTCGAGGGCACTCAGGTCGGTCCACTGATAAGCGACAATCAACTCCGCAAGGTCGACAGTCTGGTTGCCGACGCGGTCGAAAAGGGCGCCGTCATCGAAACCGGGGGCGCCCAGCTCGGCAAGATCGGATACTTCTACCTGCCCACGGTCCTGACGAATGTCACCGCCGACGCCCGCATCGTCAAGGAAGAGGTGTTCGGTCCCGTCGCCGCAATCGTCGGCTTCGACGGGGAGACTGAGGGTGTCGCCGCCGCCAACGACACCGAGTACGGTCTCGCCGCCTACATCTACACACAGAATTTGGATCGTGCTCTGCGCGTGTCGAAGGCGATTGAATCGGGCATGGTCGGTATCAACCGAGGCATCATTTCCGACGTCGCCGCTCCGTTCGGTGGCGTCAAAGAATCCGGCCTAGGCCGCGAGAGTGGAAGCGAGGGGATTGCGGAGTACCTCGAAACCAAGTATATTGCCCTCCCCTGA
- a CDS encoding IS3 family transposase (programmed frameshift) has product MAGRKRHSAEDIVRKLRRADELAAEGKTGEEIAADLEVSAATFYNWRRQYGGMDGDAAKELKELREQNGRLKRLLADAELEKDALREIAKGRILRPTAKRAAIDMLKDVKKMSERMACRVVGLSRSAYRRLPQAQTPADPDAALREQLRTYARKNPRHGFRRAWAHLRFDDGIEINKKKVHRLWKEEGLQVRRAPRRKRAGQSSVPIAVADAPKVLWALDFQFDSTVDGKKVKIASMVDEHTRMSLLNIVDRSITAERLIEELEKTFAIWDGPPIVLRMDNGPEFISEALREFCAGSVGISYIPPGAPWNNGYIESFNNRLRDECLNRNAWPTLLEARVVIGDFKDDHNHRHRHSALGYRTPAEYAAGCTHRNHPVGCEID; this is encoded by the exons ATGGCAGGACGCAAGCGTCACTCGGCTGAGGACATCGTGCGCAAGCTGCGCCGGGCCGACGAGCTGGCCGCCGAGGGTAAGACCGGTGAGGAGATCGCTGCCGATCTTGAGGTGTCGGCGGCCACTTTCTACAACTGGCGCCGCCAGTACGGCGGCATGGACGGCGACGCCGCCAAGGAACTCAAGGAACTGCGCGAGCAGAACGGCCGGCTCAAACGCCTGCTCGCCGACGCCGAACTGGAGAAGGACGCGCTGCGGGAGATCGCGA AAGGGAGAATTCTGAGACCAACAGCTAAACGCGCCGCCATCGACATGCTCAAAGACGTCAAGAAGATGTCAGAGCGCATGGCGTGCCGGGTTGTTGGGCTTTCCCGATCCGCGTATCGACGCCTGCCGCAGGCGCAGACACCGGCCGATCCCGACGCCGCACTGCGCGAGCAGCTGCGCACCTATGCCCGCAAGAATCCGCGGCACGGGTTCCGCCGGGCGTGGGCGCACCTGCGCTTCGACGATGGCATCGAGATCAACAAGAAGAAGGTGCACCGGCTGTGGAAAGAGGAAGGGTTGCAGGTTCGCCGCGCGCCGCGGCGGAAACGAGCGGGCCAATCATCGGTGCCGATTGCCGTCGCTGATGCACCAAAAGTGTTGTGGGCGTTGGATTTTCAGTTCGATTCCACGGTGGACGGCAAGAAGGTCAAGATAGCGTCGATGGTCGATGAGCACACCCGGATGTCGTTGCTGAACATCGTGGACCGCTCGATCACCGCCGAGCGCCTGATCGAGGAGTTGGAGAAGACATTCGCGATCTGGGATGGCCCGCCGATAGTGCTGCGTATGGACAACGGCCCTGAGTTCATCTCAGAGGCCCTTCGGGAGTTCTGTGCAGGGTCGGTGGGGATCTCCTACATTCCGCCCGGCGCACCGTGGAACAACGGGTACATCGAGTCGTTCAACAACCGGCTGCGCGACGAGTGCTTGAACCGCAACGCCTGGCCCACACTGCTCGAGGCCCGCGTGGTCATCGGCGACTTTAAAGACGACCACAACCACCGACACCGGCACTCGGCGCTGGGCTACCGAACCCCGGCCGAGTACGCTGCCGGATGCACCCACAGAAACCACCCCGTGGGCTGCGAGATCGACTGA
- a CDS encoding TetR/AcrR family transcriptional regulator translates to MPNDRPTGAAWQDLLAGGLRKVPVQARSRATVKAVLDAAAELVEEVGFEAVVESPMLILDRSGVSRGSFYSFFETPERVLDQLAYEQILQFVAGIEKRFRSREAAGWRGVIDVLVDYYLEVYTQPLIRELWVRQNITLRVRHLDDAAIEDIAELLRLELIASSDGPQDVDHIQCAVAVQALERLCQFAFENDPHGDQEVIGEARELLAAYFSRRPSA, encoded by the coding sequence ATGCCAAATGACCGGCCCACTGGCGCAGCGTGGCAGGATCTACTGGCAGGAGGTCTGCGCAAGGTCCCGGTCCAAGCGAGGTCGCGCGCTACGGTCAAGGCTGTTCTCGACGCTGCCGCCGAGCTCGTCGAGGAGGTGGGCTTCGAGGCCGTTGTTGAGTCACCCATGCTCATCCTTGATCGTTCAGGTGTGAGTCGAGGTTCGTTTTATTCCTTCTTCGAGACACCTGAACGCGTCTTGGACCAGTTGGCGTACGAGCAGATTCTGCAGTTCGTCGCAGGCATCGAGAAGAGGTTCAGGTCGCGCGAGGCCGCCGGCTGGCGCGGCGTTATCGACGTCCTGGTGGACTACTACCTCGAGGTGTATACACAGCCGCTCATACGGGAGTTGTGGGTCCGTCAGAACATAACCTTGCGCGTTCGTCATCTGGACGATGCGGCGATCGAGGACATCGCGGAGCTGCTCAGGCTCGAGTTGATTGCGAGTAGCGACGGACCCCAGGACGTCGACCACATCCAGTGCGCGGTCGCTGTCCAAGCACTGGAGCGGTTGTGCCAGTTCGCGTTCGAGAATGATCCGCATGGTGACCAGGAAGTGATCGGCGAGGCGCGTGAGCTCTTGGCGGCCTACTTCTCTCGTCGACCGTCGGCCTGA
- a CDS encoding DMT family transporter, producing MLACYSPAFFPLAWVLQSGVPVAVAYATWSAIGLTATAALSANLFDEKLSARQVVALAVIVGGVVVLEAPGPQ from the coding sequence GTGCTCGCCTGCTATTCCCCGGCGTTCTTCCCTCTTGCATGGGTCCTGCAATCGGGCGTGCCCGTGGCCGTCGCCTACGCGACGTGGTCCGCAATCGGACTCACCGCAACAGCTGCGCTAAGCGCCAATCTCTTCGACGAGAAGCTATCTGCCCGACAAGTCGTGGCCCTCGCAGTGATCGTAGGCGGCGTGGTGGTTCTGGAAGCGCCAGGTCCACAATAG